The genome window TCCACACATTTTTCAGCTGTAATAGTAGTCAAAGCATGTTTTTTAACTTCTTTATTATCTTTGAACTGGATTTTCACAAGAATGAAACAAACTTGAATCTGAGATGATCCTTCTGAGATACAGTCGTCTGGATATCCAACAAAATTGACAAATAAATTTTTTGGGTCAACTTTAATGTTGGATAACTCAGTAATTATTTGACTTATCAAGATGCCACTTGCTGAACCTTATGGTatgtattcatcatttggatttgcagctcttgtgtctttcgtgtttgcagttaaaattgttggatgtaaggtctgTCAGCTATGGAAAAAAAGATGTTTTGTATAACTGGAGGACCTCATCACACCCAACAATCTTATGATATGTAGGGTAGCTGAATTGAGGAAAAAATTAGCATAAAAATGTCATTCTATCATAAGGTACAAGAAGTCCAAACATTATCCAAATTTGTCATGACAACATTCATGATCTACTTGGACAGCAAACTATGATAAATTTGGTGCACACTGAGCACATGTACAAACAACTAGAATATTTTATCTAAAAAGTTGAGCATAATCATCGAGTTTCAGTATGGAAGTTCCTTTAGATCGTAACTAACAACGATGAAAACTCGATTGTCGAAATATGGAAAAAATGGCCTTTTCAAAAGCATAGATGATGGTCTCACTGAACACACTGTCAATCTGCAACTTGGCACGGTTTCATGTAATACCCAAACAAATATCCTGAAAAATTTCATCACAATTAGAGTGTGTGAACTAGGGACCCTTAGGCCACTTGACATGTAATGGCCTTCTATCCTACAAATTAAATCAGCCAAGATAAATGTACTGTTACAGAGAAGAGGAATACAGTTAGAAATTGAATGGACAGCTTTAAGGCATGAAACagtaaaggaagcagaggatccactaaataaaaaaataaggccGATTAGAAATCCTTGTGTATCACAGATGAcagtgaatttaactgatgaaagaagaaacaataaaaatgcatcaaatgaaacagACAGAAAACAGTACAAATGTCCGAAACATGAGACTGAAAAAGTGCAAAACGGCAAAGCAGAAATGGCAAGAGAACACATGCAACCTTGGCTACAGAAACATgtgtaactaggggaaagatagataccacctataggaaaattaaagaggccttttcaTAAAAAGTATATGAACATCAACAGCTCCAATGGGAAACCAGTACTACACAGAGGAAAAACTATAACAAGGAAGGAATATATTGGTAGACTATACAAGGGAAACGAACCTGAAGACGATGCTGTAAAAAGGGAAGACAAGGTAGATGAAGATGTAcaggacaggcaaaataccttcagacctcAAGAAAACTCTAATAATTCCGATTCCGCAGAAGGCAGGTGCTGCCAGGTGTATATATTAAAAAGCAATCAGTGTAATAAAATATACTTATAAAACACTgccacaaattatttacaaaagaatggaaagaagTGGTAGAAACCAATAAGGGGAAGATCTGCCCAGATTTCAGAGAGATGTATGGTCtaatgatgcaatactgacccaatAACGTATCTCAGAACATagcatttgaagagagagaaaacttGTGGTAACACTGATTGGAATACACACTTTGAAATACTGACAGTAGCAGAGGTAAAACATGGGGAGTAAAAGGTTATACACAACTTGTATAGAAGCCAGATACAGCAATTGAAGCACATGTTAAGAAGACAGTGAGACACAGTTCCCACTAATCCCAACAATATTAAATCTACACACTGAGCAAGCATtaaaagaaactgaagaacaattttagaagaaattgaagttcagggagaagaaataaaaactgaggtttgtcAATGGCACTTTGATTCCGTAACATGacacaaaggacttgaaagagaagATTACAGAATTGGCagtaagggtaatggaatgtagatgaattaaatcagTGGCACACAGCATTAGATTAGGAAGTTAGATGctataagtagtaaatgagttttggtatttgggcagtaaaataactgatgatggcagaattagagagggtataaaatgtagactaaatgacaagaaaagtgtttcttgtACAAGAGACTCtttttaacactgaatataaatttaagaactacaaagtcttttctgaaggcgcTTGTCTGGTGCGTAGCtgtgtatgaaaatgaaacatcaacaacaagcagtgtagacaaaaagaaatggaaacttctgaaatgtggtgctacataagaaagctGATGACTAGGTAGATAGATCGCATACCTGATGAAGTACGGAATAGAACtgagcagaaaagaaatttgtggcataatttggtTAAAGTAAGGAACATTCGAGACATCATGGAATCATCTGTTTAGCTTTGGAAAGTAGagcgggagggagggggagggaaatgTAACTGGAGACAGGAAAGTGAATACACAAAGCAGCTTCAAATGGTTATAGATTGCAGTATGGTACTTATTTGGAGAAGaggcggcttgcacaggataaagtacgcCTAGTGTgtagagctggatcaaaccagttgTTGGACATGTCAACAGAAAACATCTTTCACATGTGGGTAAATGTAGCATCCCTCTTTCCAACAGAATTTCAAACGCACAATACTCAGCATAACACAAAAGTTCTTAGGGCACAGGTGTATTTATGTTCAGCTCCTTTTCAGTGTTCTATTTATACAAAGATGTATGCCAGACAaacatttttatcagaaaaatgCCTGATATATATTAAAATGTTACTGTGGTATtcatctgaagactggtttgaggcagctctccatgctactccaccctTTACAagcctcatctctgaataactactgcaacctatagttttttgaatctacttactgtattcaatcTCATGGTATTCCCGTAAAATTTTTACTCCTCGCACTTCTCTCTACTACTAACTTGGCGATCCCTTGAGATCTCAGAATTTGTCCTCTCAACTGACCCCTTCTTTTGTCCTAAATCTATTCAGTAGGCTACCTCCTCATTTAGTTACATTACTTGTCCGTGTAACCTTCTCCTTCTGTGTACTTCTTGTCTGGACTAATTACTGTCCATGTATCATTTCCATAGGCTATGCTCCAGGCTACCTCATGTCCCCCTcttaagacactgcccattccattcaactgctctttgaaGCCCTCTGCTGTCTTTTGTATCAGCAGCAAACCTCAAAACTTTTAttccttctccttgaactttaattcctactccaaatttttccttttggTTCCCTTACTGCCCGTTCAAGATATACTGACTAACTAACATCAGAGACATATGCAACTCAGTCCTTCCTCAAACACTGTTTCACATTCATGCTACCCGAATCATACGGAAAATCTCATAAATTCGATAGTAAGAAGTAGAGCTAACAATGaaaacgtattcaaacaaaaactTACAGTCTTCGGCCACCGGCTAAGGGGTACACCGAATAACGCAAGCGTGTGCAGAAAATGATACCGATTTGCCGTTTCAAAAATCCTCTTCAGATCCTCATTATGTTCCTTGGGATAAATAGCTAAAACAGACCAAAAACGTTAAAACTCTATAAGCTCATTTCATATCTAATGTCTATAAAATTAGTGTTAGTTAGTTATGTAACTACGTACATAATAAGCCAAAAATTCAAGAGTTTCCTGTACAATACGATCAGACGATCTGTAAAATTTATGTTATGAGACTATAAAATACAAACGCAAAATACATACTATGAGCGCCGTAAGCACCAAGTGCAACTGCTGCAGCACCGCACAAGCCTGCGATCCTCACGAAAGAACTACCACCATAGGTATGTTTCCAAATAGGTAGGTCGCACATAGTTGGTTTAGGAACAGGTGGCGGTTTTGGGCTACCAGAAAGTGATGAAATCGTTGCGGACGACTGAAATAAAAAAGAACAACGCTTAATTATATCCATTAAGTTTCCTTTAGAAGATTAGCACGGATTATTTCAAGGATAACGTACAAAATATTTCACATATTCCGTTGTTGTTTTCACGACTGGATTGGTGAAGAACACGTAATTCACTGTATCAGAGAACGTCATTGTTTTTATCTCTCAATTAACAACTCATTTTAACAATGTCACtgtgacatctacaaacacaattcgCCGATCATCAAAGAAACTGATCACATACTCAAAGAAAACCCATTTCGTAGCAAAGAGCAAAACGTCAACACAAAAGATATTGTACACAAATCTAACCACCTTGACACACATCATGGATCTCCGATGTTAGTACCATAACATACTCTTAATCGTAGAATTGTGCCAA of Schistocerca serialis cubense isolate TAMUIC-IGC-003099 chromosome 2, iqSchSeri2.2, whole genome shotgun sequence contains these proteins:
- the LOC126457843 gene encoding transmembrane protein 256 homolog, which codes for MTFSDTVNYVFFTNPVVKTTTEYVKYFSSATISSLSGSPKPPPVPKPTMCDLPIWKHTYGGSSFVRIAGLCGAAAVALGAYGAHTIYPKEHNEDLKRIFETANRYHFLHTLALFGVPLSRWPKTSGSLLLTGMLLFCGTCYYHALTGKDELRRLTPIGGSLLIAGWLAMVL